In the genome of Curtobacterium sp. MCLR17_036, the window CTGCAAGGCACCCGACTCGCCGAGCACCGACCCGCTGAAGATCGGCACGATCCTGCCGCTGACCGGTTCGCTGGCCTACCTGAACCCGCCCGCCGAGTCCGGCGTCGGCCTCGCCGTCCAGGACATCAACGCGGCCGGTGGGGTCCTGGACGAGGACGTCACGATCTCGCCCGCCACCGACTCCGGTGACAGCAACGACATGACGGTCTCGAGCTCCGCCGCGACGAAGCTCGTCAACGCGAAGGTCCCGGTCGCGATCGGCGCCGAGTCCTCGTCGGTCACGCTCAACGTGATCGACCAGCTCACCAGCAACTGCATCGTCGAGATCTCGCCCGCGAACACCGCGACCGACCTCTCCGGCTACTCGTCGTACTACTACCGGACCGCTCCGCCGGACTCGGTGCAGGGTTCGGCGCTCGGCCAGCTCGTCACCGGTGACGGCAACGCCAAGGTCGCGTTCCTCGTCTTCAACGACACCTACGGCACGGGCCTCCGCAACTCCGTGCAGGCTGCGGTCGAGGCCTCCGGTGGCCAGGTCGTCTACGGCGGCAAGGGCAAGGGCCAGGAGTTCCCGCCCGGCCAGACCACGTTCTCGTCCGAGGTGACCGCTGCACTCGCAGCCAAGCCCGACGCGATCGTCGTCCTGGCCTTCGACGAGACGAAGTCGATCATCCCCGAGCTCGTCTCGCAGGGGAACACGGCGAAGATCTACATGTCCGACGGCAACACGGCGGACTACTCGAAGGACTTCGACAAGGGCACCCTCGACGGTGCCCAGGGCACCATCCCCGGCGCCTCGCCGAAGGACGACTTCAAGAAGCAGCTCGCCGACTTCTACAAGGAGTCCTCGGGCAAGACGCTCGCCGACTACTCGTACGCGGCGGAGTCCTACGACGCCACCGTCCTCGCCGCCCTCGCCGCGGTGAAGGGCAAGGGCACGGACTCGGGCACCATCCAGGCCAACATTGCCGCGGTGTCCGGAGCCGACGGCGGCACCGAGTGCGCCACGTTCAAGGAGTGCAAGACGCTCCTGGACGACGGCAAGGACATCCACTACACCGGCCCGTCCGGCATCGGTCCGTTCGACGAGAACAACGACCCGTCGAGCGCCTACATCGGCATCTACAAGTTCGACGGCGACAACAAGCCCGTCTACCAGAGCGCCATCCAGGGCGCGGTCGAGAAGTAGGACCCGCTCCACTCACCGAAGCGACAGTTCCCCGCGGATCATCCGCGGGGAACTGTCGCTTTCGTGTCGGGACGGACGGGAGGCCGGGAGGCCCGGCGTGCGACCGTCAGGCCGTTCCGGCCGGGGCCGCTGCGAGCGCACGGCGCCGCGACGCCCGGGACGCCGTGAAGGAGTCCACGGTGAGCACCACCAGTGCGAGCCACACGATCGCGAACCCGGCCCACCGCGCTGGCGGCATCGGCTCGTGCTGCACGAGCACGCCGACGAGCAGCTGCAGGACCGGCGCGAGGTACTGCGTCAGCCCGAGGGTCGACAGGCTCACCCGCCGTGCCGACGACGCGAAGAGCAGCAGCGGGATCGCCGTCGCCGGACCGGTCAGCACCGTGACGAGCACGTGCCCCCACCCGGCGCTGCCCATGGTCAGTCCACCACCCAGCCCGGTGGCCCCGAGCACGACGAGCGCGCCGACCGCGAGCGGCAGCAGCCAGAGCGTCTCGATCGTCAGCCCGCTCAGCGCGTCGACCGAGCCGCCGACGCGCTTCTTCACGAGCGCGTACGTGCCGAACGACGCGGCCAGCACGAGCGAGATCCACGGCATCCGGCCGTAGCCGATCGCGATGACCACCACGGCGACGACGCTGATCCCGACCGCCGCCCACTGTGCCGGCCGCAGGCGTTCGCGCAGGACGACGACCCCGAGGGCGATCGTGACGAGCGGGTTGATGAAGTAGCCGAGCGCTGCCTCGACGGTGTGCCCGGTCGTGGTCGCCAGCACGTAGACCGTCCAGTTGACCAGGATGAGCACGGCTGCGAGCCCCATCACGAGCATCACCCGACGCTGCGCGACGAGCCAGCGGGTCCGTCGCCAGGACCGGGTCACGGCGATCGCGACGGCGCAGAAGACGAGCCCGAAGACGATGCGCCAGGCGACGATCTCGAACGCGCCGGCGGGAGCCATCGCCGCGAAGAGCAGGGGCATCAGGCCCCACAGGCCGTACGCGACCACTGCCTGCACCACGCCGACGGTCGCCTGGTCGCGGGCCGGACGCACCGGACTCGGTTCACTCACGGAATCATCCTAGGAACCGCCACCGACGCACCGGGCGGGCACCGGGCCTCCCGTCCGACCGCGCGACCACGCGCCGGACGCGAGAACGCCCCGCCGACCGGAGCCGAACGGGGCGTTCTCGAGGAGTACTGGACTCAGCTGACGACGACCGCGAGGACGTCGCGGGCCGACAGGACCAGCAGGTCCTCGCCCGAGTACTTGACCTCGGTGCCGCCGTACTTGGAGTAGATGACCTTGTCGCCCACGGCGACGTCGAGCGGCACGCGGTTGCCGTTGTCGTCGATGCGACCCGGACCCACGGCGACGACCTCGCCCTCCTGGGGCTTCTCCTTCGCGGTGTCGGGGATGACCAGACCGGAAGCGGTGGTCTGCTCCGCCTCGACCTGGCGGATGACGATGCGATCCTCGAGCGGCTTGATGCTGACGGCCACGGTGACCTCTTCTTTCTCGGTACGGACTCGGTACAGATGAAAACCGGGTTGGCACTACGCACAGGAGAGTGCCAACGCCAACTCTAGGGGCCGTCTGGCACTCGGTCAATCCGAGTGCCAGCACGTCGGGAGAACACCCAGCACCTGGGAGGATCGGGGGATGGACGCCGCCGAACTCACCGCACTGCTGACCCCCGACGGGATGGCCCTGCTCGACCGTACCCCCGCGGTGTCCGACGGCGGCGAGATCGTCCGGGTGGTCTCGCGGCTCCGGGCCGAGGGACACGACCCGCGACTCGTCGCAGCGGTCCTGACCCAGGCGAAGCTGCGGCAGAAGGCCCGCGGCAAGTTCGGCGACTTCGCCGGACGCATGCTGTTCACCGAGGCCGGACTCGAGCAGGCGACCCGGCTGCAGGTCGCCGCGCAGCACGCCGGACGCTTCGCCGCCGCCGGCCT includes:
- a CDS encoding ABC transporter substrate-binding protein, whose amino-acid sequence is MIRTTRATTALALAGAAAVLLAACSTTSAGESPSSSASGGAKKDPAASCKAPDSPSTDPLKIGTILPLTGSLAYLNPPAESGVGLAVQDINAAGGVLDEDVTISPATDSGDSNDMTVSSSAATKLVNAKVPVAIGAESSSVTLNVIDQLTSNCIVEISPANTATDLSGYSSYYYRTAPPDSVQGSALGQLVTGDGNAKVAFLVFNDTYGTGLRNSVQAAVEASGGQVVYGGKGKGQEFPPGQTTFSSEVTAALAAKPDAIVVLAFDETKSIIPELVSQGNTAKIYMSDGNTADYSKDFDKGTLDGAQGTIPGASPKDDFKKQLADFYKESSGKTLADYSYAAESYDATVLAALAAVKGKGTDSGTIQANIAAVSGADGGTECATFKECKTLLDDGKDIHYTGPSGIGPFDENNDPSSAYIGIYKFDGDNKPVYQSAIQGAVEK
- the rarD gene encoding EamA family transporter RarD, translated to MSEPSPVRPARDQATVGVVQAVVAYGLWGLMPLLFAAMAPAGAFEIVAWRIVFGLVFCAVAIAVTRSWRRTRWLVAQRRVMLVMGLAAVLILVNWTVYVLATTTGHTVEAALGYFINPLVTIALGVVVLRERLRPAQWAAVGISVVAVVVIAIGYGRMPWISLVLAASFGTYALVKKRVGGSVDALSGLTIETLWLLPLAVGALVVLGATGLGGGLTMGSAGWGHVLVTVLTGPATAIPLLLFASSARRVSLSTLGLTQYLAPVLQLLVGVLVQHEPMPPARWAGFAIVWLALVVLTVDSFTASRASRRRALAAAPAGTA
- the groES gene encoding co-chaperone GroES, which gives rise to MAVSIKPLEDRIVIRQVEAEQTTASGLVIPDTAKEKPQEGEVVAVGPGRIDDNGNRVPLDVAVGDKVIYSKYGGTEVKYSGEDLLVLSARDVLAVVVS